A region of Kribbella sp. NBC_01245 DNA encodes the following proteins:
- a CDS encoding NADPH:quinone reductase, whose product MKSIVHDQLGPADSVLRLTDREVPEPGEGEVRIRVAVSGVNPTDWKARTGLYGGNVVESVPNQDGAGLVDAIGPGVDGVAVGDRVWVTLAAFQRPLSGTAQEYTVVPVERVFPLADNASFALGASIGIPAITAHRALTVAEGGPTRLSPGALKGKVVLVAGGAGAVGHAAVQLARWAGATVIATTSPKKTDYAEAAGAHHVVNYRDEDAAAQIRGIAPDGVDLVVEVAAGANNELDLAVLRPRGTIAIYANDGDQPFAIDIRANMGLNSRYQFVLLYSVGWEFLTAAAEDINEAIAAGVLPVGAEAGLPLHHFKLDQTVEAHQAVESGATGKVLIDVADL is encoded by the coding sequence ATGAAGTCAATCGTTCATGACCAGCTAGGCCCGGCAGATTCCGTACTCCGACTGACCGATCGAGAAGTTCCCGAGCCCGGCGAGGGTGAGGTACGGATTCGGGTGGCCGTTTCCGGCGTCAACCCGACCGACTGGAAGGCTCGCACCGGCCTGTACGGCGGTAACGTGGTCGAGTCGGTCCCGAACCAGGATGGCGCGGGTCTCGTCGACGCCATCGGGCCGGGTGTTGACGGCGTCGCGGTCGGCGATCGGGTCTGGGTGACGCTCGCGGCGTTCCAGCGGCCGTTGAGCGGGACGGCGCAGGAGTACACGGTCGTCCCGGTCGAGCGGGTGTTCCCGCTGGCCGACAACGCCTCGTTCGCGCTCGGCGCGAGTATCGGCATCCCGGCGATCACGGCACACCGCGCGCTGACGGTCGCCGAGGGCGGACCGACGCGTCTGTCGCCCGGAGCGCTCAAGGGCAAGGTGGTCCTGGTGGCCGGTGGCGCCGGCGCGGTCGGGCATGCGGCCGTGCAGCTCGCTCGTTGGGCCGGGGCGACCGTCATCGCGACGACCAGCCCCAAGAAGACGGACTACGCCGAAGCCGCTGGCGCGCATCACGTCGTGAACTATCGCGACGAGGATGCGGCAGCCCAGATCCGCGGGATCGCGCCCGATGGCGTCGACCTGGTGGTCGAGGTGGCGGCAGGCGCCAACAACGAGCTCGACCTGGCCGTACTGCGGCCGCGCGGCACCATCGCGATCTACGCGAACGACGGCGACCAGCCGTTCGCGATCGACATCCGCGCCAACATGGGGCTGAACTCGCGATACCAGTTCGTGCTGCTCTACTCCGTCGGCTGGGAGTTCCTGACCGCCGCCGCCGAGGACATCAACGAGGCGATCGCGGCCGGCGTACTCCCGGTCGGTGCGGAAGCTGGTCTGCCGCTGCATCACTTCAAGCTCGACCAGACCGTCGAAGCCCACCAAGCGGTCGAGTCCGGCGCGACCGGGAAGGTCCTGATCGACGTCGCGGACCTCTGA